One Agrobacterium vaccinii DNA window includes the following coding sequences:
- the hutC gene encoding histidine utilization repressor, translating to MAETPRVQEKSLHDRIIGDVEGRILSGEWAPGHRIPFEHELTQDYACSRMTVNKALGELVKKGLIERRRRSGSFVTQPHAQSAVLEIHDIQREVQALGLVYAYRLDNRELRKSTAADRKALEVKAGAPVLALACRHFTGEVPFCLEERVINVASVPEARNADFSTIGPGSWLLKMVPWSAAEHRIRAVSADRRVAEALAIPTGTACLVIERRTWNGQTYITHVTVTYPGDRHELVAQFMPSQQM from the coding sequence ATGGCTGAAACCCCTCGGGTTCAGGAAAAATCGCTACATGACCGCATCATCGGTGATGTCGAGGGCCGAATTCTATCTGGCGAATGGGCGCCCGGGCATCGTATCCCGTTTGAGCATGAGTTGACGCAGGACTATGCCTGTTCACGCATGACGGTGAACAAGGCGTTGGGCGAGCTTGTGAAAAAAGGGCTGATCGAGCGGCGTCGCCGATCGGGTAGCTTCGTCACCCAGCCGCACGCGCAATCCGCAGTTCTGGAAATTCACGATATCCAGCGCGAGGTACAGGCGCTCGGTCTCGTCTACGCCTATCGGCTGGATAATCGGGAGCTGAGAAAATCGACTGCGGCGGATCGAAAGGCATTGGAGGTCAAGGCAGGGGCACCGGTTCTGGCTTTGGCGTGTCGTCATTTTACCGGCGAGGTGCCCTTTTGCCTCGAGGAACGCGTCATCAACGTCGCATCCGTGCCGGAAGCACGCAATGCAGACTTCTCCACCATCGGGCCGGGTTCATGGTTGTTGAAAATGGTGCCTTGGAGTGCTGCCGAACACCGCATTCGCGCTGTTTCCGCCGATCGCAGGGTGGCCGAAGCCTTGGCAATACCCACGGGAACCGCCTGTCTGGTCATCGAGCGACGGACATGGAATGGCCAGACCTACATCACCCATGTCACCGTAACATACCCCGGCGACCGCCACGAATTGGTCGCGCAATTCATGCCATCACAACAAATGTGA
- a CDS encoding YoaK family protein, whose translation MTRQRRRQIIRARRTATGIALVAALSFIAGMTDAIGLTMSGDFVSFMTGNTTRAALSLQAGDYAHASILLLAIVTFVAGNAGGIVIAYKSQRRVFTVLCCVGLLLAAAALLQTQDMKLTQFYLVVFAMGMINAAVEHIEGLPIGLTYVTGALSRFGRGIGRFILGERKLDWTIQMVPWIGMVAGAICGAVLATTYATIALACVSLLVFVVALASLFMPPALRRRYNQGVAIKTTR comes from the coding sequence ATGACCAGACAGAGACGGCGACAGATCATCCGCGCAAGACGCACGGCAACCGGCATTGCGCTGGTGGCTGCCCTATCCTTCATCGCCGGAATGACGGATGCGATCGGCCTGACGATGTCTGGAGATTTCGTGTCGTTCATGACGGGCAACACCACCCGCGCGGCGCTGTCGCTTCAGGCTGGCGACTACGCGCATGCCAGCATTTTGCTACTAGCCATTGTCACCTTCGTCGCTGGCAATGCAGGCGGCATCGTGATCGCCTACAAGTCGCAAAGGCGCGTGTTTACGGTTCTGTGCTGCGTCGGCCTGTTGCTCGCCGCCGCCGCTCTTCTGCAAACGCAGGATATGAAGCTGACCCAGTTCTATCTGGTCGTGTTTGCCATGGGCATGATCAATGCCGCCGTCGAACATATCGAAGGCCTGCCCATTGGGCTCACCTATGTCACAGGTGCGCTCTCCCGTTTCGGGCGCGGCATCGGACGGTTCATTCTAGGCGAACGCAAACTGGACTGGACGATCCAGATGGTGCCCTGGATCGGCATGGTTGCGGGCGCGATCTGCGGCGCTGTTCTTGCGACGACCTATGCCACGATTGCGCTGGCTTGCGTCAGCCTGTTGGTCTTTGTGGTTGCACTTGCCAGCCTGTTCATGCCGCCTGCGCTGCGACGCCGATACAATCAAGGCGTTGCGATCAAGACCACACGATAA